One Microlunatus soli genomic window carries:
- a CDS encoding isochorismatase family protein: protein MALTTLDERTALVIIDLQHGIAGASTEPYSGRDVVARSADLAAAFRSRDLPVVLVRVSFAADGSDMAPGRTEQAGSRTTPAPGWDEIVPELLTGDDLIVTKRNWGAFHGTDLDVQLRRRGITQVVLAGIATSIGVESTARAAHEHGYHVTLATDAMTDMSAESHRHSLERIFPRLGETGSTAEIIDLLKR, encoded by the coding sequence ATGGCATTGACAACACTCGACGAGCGCACCGCACTGGTGATCATCGATCTGCAACACGGGATCGCCGGGGCTTCGACCGAACCGTATTCCGGTCGTGACGTGGTCGCCCGATCGGCGGACCTGGCAGCGGCATTCCGCAGCCGCGATCTGCCGGTCGTGCTGGTCCGGGTGAGTTTCGCCGCTGACGGCTCCGACATGGCCCCCGGTCGGACCGAGCAGGCCGGCAGCCGGACGACACCCGCGCCCGGCTGGGACGAGATCGTCCCCGAACTGCTCACCGGTGACGACCTGATCGTCACCAAACGCAACTGGGGTGCCTTCCACGGCACCGATCTGGACGTCCAGTTGCGCCGCCGTGGGATCACCCAGGTCGTGCTCGCCGGTATCGCCACCAGCATCGGGGTCGAGTCGACGGCCCGCGCTGCGCATGAGCACGGCTACCACGTCACCCTGGCCACCGATGCGATGACCGACATGTCCGCCGAATCCCATCGGCACAGTCTCGAGCGGATCTTTCCGCGGCTCGGCGAGACCGGCAGCACCGCCGAGATCATCGACCTGCTGAAACGCTGA
- a CDS encoding ABC transporter substrate-binding protein yields MTKPQLSPVRAQTFGRRHALGLLGAGAGTAFLAACSPNQQAEKGSGAGSGGAKTTVGFRLWDEKVAEAYQRSFAAFSKDNPDITVKINVVPWANYWEQLPIDVGGGTVDDLFWTNSTNFTQYADAGKITDIATLLGEADDDWQQSLVEQYTYKDKLWAVPQVADANGIFYNKTMLDEAGVDPTKLTWRPGGGSGDTLLPALKKLTKDSTGKSADDSGFNPKKLKVYGHNAAYDLQGIYFPFLASNGGKWQADGSNKFVFGSDQKTVQAFQYLIDLINKHHVAPSAADTNDNGDFSRDQFLQGNLAIFESGTYNLSNVADGTKFEWGVTANPAGPAGSYGVASGVGLVASSATKNTDAVKKVLKWLGSEDGNAYIGESGSALPAVTSAQEAWVEHWKGKGIDVQPFVDAAAGKTIQAPKGTGGSGSQDYYEPILKEIFLGRTPVKSGLAKAEKGANAAIGK; encoded by the coding sequence ATGACCAAGCCGCAGCTCTCCCCCGTCCGTGCGCAGACCTTCGGGCGCAGGCACGCCCTCGGCCTGCTCGGTGCCGGTGCCGGGACGGCGTTCCTGGCTGCCTGCTCCCCCAACCAGCAGGCCGAGAAGGGGTCCGGCGCCGGCAGTGGCGGCGCCAAGACGACGGTCGGCTTCCGGCTCTGGGACGAGAAGGTCGCCGAGGCCTACCAGCGGTCGTTCGCCGCCTTCAGCAAGGACAACCCCGACATCACCGTCAAGATCAACGTCGTCCCCTGGGCCAACTACTGGGAGCAGTTGCCGATCGACGTCGGCGGCGGCACGGTGGACGACCTGTTCTGGACCAACTCGACCAACTTCACCCAGTACGCCGACGCCGGCAAGATCACCGACATCGCAACCCTGCTCGGCGAGGCGGACGACGATTGGCAACAGTCGCTGGTCGAGCAGTACACCTACAAGGACAAGCTCTGGGCGGTTCCGCAGGTCGCCGACGCCAACGGCATCTTCTACAACAAGACGATGCTGGACGAGGCCGGCGTCGACCCGACCAAGCTGACCTGGCGGCCGGGTGGCGGTTCGGGTGACACCCTGCTGCCGGCGCTGAAGAAGCTGACCAAGGACAGCACCGGCAAGTCCGCGGACGATTCCGGCTTCAACCCGAAGAAGCTGAAGGTCTACGGGCACAATGCGGCGTACGACCTGCAGGGCATCTACTTCCCGTTCTTGGCTTCCAACGGTGGCAAGTGGCAGGCCGACGGCTCGAACAAGTTCGTCTTCGGCAGCGATCAGAAGACCGTGCAGGCGTTCCAGTACCTGATCGATCTGATCAACAAGCATCACGTCGCACCGTCGGCCGCCGACACCAACGACAACGGCGATTTCAGCCGTGATCAGTTCCTGCAGGGCAACCTGGCGATCTTCGAGTCCGGCACCTACAACCTGTCCAACGTCGCCGACGGCACCAAGTTCGAGTGGGGCGTCACCGCCAACCCCGCCGGCCCGGCCGGAAGCTACGGCGTCGCCAGCGGTGTCGGGCTGGTCGCCAGCTCGGCGACCAAGAACACCGACGCGGTGAAGAAGGTGCTGAAGTGGCTGGGGTCGGAGGACGGCAACGCCTACATCGGTGAGTCCGGTAGCGCGCTGCCCGCCGTCACCAGCGCCCAGGAAGCCTGGGTCGAGCACTGGAAGGGCAAGGGCATCGACGTCCAGCCGTTCGTCGATGCCGCCGCCGGCAAGACGATCCAGGCACCGAAGGGAACCGGCGGCTCGGGCTCCCAGGACTACTACGAGCCGATCCTGAAGGAGATCTTCCTCGGCCGCACCCCGGTGAAGTCCGGACTGGCCAAGGCCGAGAAGGGCGCCAACGCAGCCATCGGCAAGTAG
- a CDS encoding carbohydrate ABC transporter permease → MSTEAVSGARARRARLGGRGGRRVLSTLAIYAVLIFGAVLIVGPFLLSFGTALKSPRQFATSSALTPPAPLTAQNFSRLFGAEHNFISPIAVTVQVTVVILVVQLGCSILAAYAFARLRFWGRDVIFWAYLATMMIPSVTTIVPLYGMLTAAGLRNTFWALVLPTLFGSPYAIFLLREYFRSVPADLEAAARIDGCGTLRVLWYVVLPYSRPIIATLTVITVVTQWNNFLWPRVITTGNDWAVLTVATAALQSQYNGNWTLVMAATTIALLPLLLIYLIFQRQITNSIAIGGFK, encoded by the coding sequence ATGAGTACTGAAGCGGTCTCTGGTGCTCGCGCCCGTCGCGCCCGTCTCGGTGGTCGGGGTGGTCGCCGAGTTCTCAGCACGCTGGCGATCTACGCAGTGTTGATCTTCGGAGCGGTGCTGATCGTCGGCCCGTTCCTGCTCAGCTTCGGCACCGCCCTGAAGTCTCCCCGACAATTCGCCACCAGCTCCGCGCTGACGCCGCCGGCGCCGCTCACCGCTCAGAACTTCAGCCGGCTGTTCGGTGCCGAGCACAATTTCATCTCGCCGATCGCGGTCACCGTCCAGGTGACCGTGGTGATCCTGGTGGTCCAGCTCGGCTGCTCGATCCTGGCCGCGTACGCCTTCGCCCGGCTGCGGTTCTGGGGTCGGGACGTGATCTTCTGGGCCTACCTGGCGACCATGATGATCCCCAGCGTGACCACCATCGTGCCGCTGTACGGGATGCTCACCGCCGCCGGGCTGCGGAACACCTTCTGGGCGTTGGTGCTGCCCACCCTGTTCGGTTCGCCGTACGCGATCTTCCTGCTCCGGGAGTATTTCCGTTCGGTGCCGGCAGACCTGGAGGCAGCGGCCCGGATCGACGGCTGCGGCACCCTGCGTGTCCTCTGGTACGTGGTGCTGCCCTATTCCCGCCCGATCATCGCTACCCTGACCGTGATCACCGTCGTCACGCAGTGGAACAACTTCCTGTGGCCCCGGGTGATCACCACCGGCAACGATTGGGCGGTGTTGACCGTGGCCACTGCCGCCCTGCAGAGCCAGTACAACGGCAATTGGACGCTGGTGATGGCCGCCACCACCATCGCGTTGTTGCCGCTGTTGTTGATCTACCTGATCTTCCAGCGTCAGATCACGAATTCGATCGCGATCGGCGGTTTCAAATGA
- a CDS encoding carbohydrate ABC transporter permease, with amino-acid sequence MRSARRRALRANAVGYALLAPSLVGVGLFLIVPVFVAIAVSFQSWNIITAPTWLGPDNYLSVLTDPDVWHSFGVTVQYTVLVIPTQTLLGLGLAVLLSKRLPGSPVFRVIFALPWICAPLTLGVVWKWIFAPTDGALNAILGTRIAWLSDFATALPAVSFVSVWTQVGYVALFYLAGLTGVPADIQDAARVDGATELGVFWRITMPLLRPTTFFVLATSIISSFQVFDTVYAMTSGGPGAPGRTDVIAHRIYNLAFERLDLGKASALSVLLMLVLITVTVIQQVYFRRRITYDVVN; translated from the coding sequence ATGAGGTCGGCCCGACGACGCGCGCTACGTGCCAATGCGGTCGGCTATGCCTTGCTGGCGCCGAGCCTGGTCGGTGTCGGCTTGTTCCTGATCGTGCCGGTGTTCGTCGCGATCGCGGTCAGCTTCCAGTCCTGGAACATCATCACGGCCCCGACCTGGCTCGGCCCGGACAACTACCTCTCGGTTCTCACCGACCCCGATGTCTGGCACTCCTTCGGAGTCACGGTGCAGTACACGGTGCTGGTGATCCCGACCCAGACACTGCTGGGACTCGGCCTGGCGGTGTTGCTGTCCAAGCGACTGCCGGGTTCGCCGGTGTTCCGGGTGATCTTCGCGCTGCCCTGGATCTGCGCGCCACTCACCCTCGGCGTGGTCTGGAAGTGGATCTTCGCACCCACCGACGGCGCGCTGAATGCGATCCTCGGCACCCGGATCGCCTGGTTGTCGGACTTCGCGACCGCTCTGCCCGCGGTGTCCTTCGTCAGCGTCTGGACCCAGGTCGGCTACGTCGCCCTGTTCTACCTGGCCGGCCTGACCGGCGTACCCGCCGACATCCAGGACGCGGCCCGGGTCGACGGCGCCACCGAGCTCGGGGTCTTCTGGCGGATCACGATGCCGCTGCTCCGGCCGACGACGTTCTTCGTGCTGGCCACCAGCATCATCTCCTCCTTCCAGGTCTTCGACACCGTGTACGCGATGACCAGCGGCGGTCCGGGAGCACCCGGCCGGACCGATGTGATCGCGCACCGCATCTACAATCTCGCCTTCGAACGGCTCGACCTGGGCAAGGCCTCGGCGCTGTCGGTGTTGCTGATGCTGGTGTTGATCACCGTCACCGTCATCCAGCAGGTCTACTTCCGCCGCCGGATCACCTACGACGTGGTGAACTGA
- a CDS encoding glycoside hydrolase family 10 protein has protein sequence MPTRRTVMVAAAGGLAAAAVAGGVGSGGLGSGGLLAAAEPVRRHTDPYRPKRQLRGLWIATVVNLNWPSKPGLTAEQQQLELNAWFDLAVDRGYNAVMLQVRSAAQVLYDSPLEPWSAYLTGTQGEDPGYDPLGFAVSAAHQRGLELHAWFNPYQLVRAGQNHNTAPNHPSVTHPEWAVAYAGAKYFNPGLPEARQWVEDAIMVAVKRYDIDAVHFDDYFYPYPVDGQTFDDADAYARYGGDLELADWRRENVNTLVREMAERIKQAKPHVKFGISPFAIWRNAATDPAGSDTTGSQSYDTIYADTRHWVQQGWLDYICPQVYWAQSFTVAPYDTVVDWWCDQVRGRDISLYIGEAAYKIGDPAQPTWADPEEMSNHLLHDSRSEEVVGNVYFSIPYVRDDPLGGMTRMEKTWYSRPALVPPMPWIDDTPPDPVGRRNLNAVRSSSGVELRVVSGDKDVARYAIYRLPLTHRPIRRGDPRLADATYLAAVVAAEGVRNGMRWADVRPEAEGRTSGAHGGDGSTYVVTALDRLWNESDPVSVNVRHS, from the coding sequence ATGCCGACTCGTCGAACTGTGATGGTTGCCGCGGCCGGTGGCCTGGCCGCCGCCGCAGTGGCCGGTGGAGTGGGGTCCGGCGGGCTGGGCTCGGGAGGGCTGTTGGCCGCCGCCGAGCCGGTGCGCCGGCACACCGATCCGTACCGTCCGAAGCGGCAGCTGCGTGGGTTGTGGATCGCGACGGTGGTCAACCTCAACTGGCCGAGCAAGCCGGGTCTGACCGCGGAGCAGCAGCAACTGGAGCTGAATGCGTGGTTCGACCTGGCCGTCGATCGCGGCTACAACGCCGTGATGCTCCAGGTACGCAGCGCCGCCCAGGTGTTGTACGACTCGCCGTTGGAGCCCTGGTCGGCCTATCTGACCGGTACCCAGGGCGAGGATCCCGGCTACGACCCGCTCGGGTTCGCCGTCTCGGCCGCCCATCAGCGCGGCCTGGAGCTGCACGCCTGGTTCAACCCGTACCAGCTGGTCCGCGCCGGCCAGAATCACAACACCGCCCCGAACCACCCGTCGGTCACCCATCCCGAGTGGGCGGTCGCCTACGCCGGTGCGAAGTACTTCAATCCCGGGCTGCCGGAGGCCAGGCAGTGGGTCGAGGACGCCATCATGGTCGCAGTCAAGCGCTACGACATCGACGCGGTGCACTTCGACGACTACTTCTACCCCTACCCGGTGGACGGGCAGACCTTCGACGACGCCGACGCCTACGCCCGCTACGGCGGTGACCTGGAGTTGGCCGACTGGCGCCGGGAGAACGTCAACACCCTGGTCCGTGAGATGGCCGAGCGGATCAAGCAGGCCAAGCCGCACGTCAAGTTCGGCATCTCGCCGTTTGCGATCTGGCGCAATGCGGCGACCGATCCCGCCGGGTCGGACACCACCGGTTCGCAGTCCTACGACACGATCTACGCCGACACCCGGCACTGGGTGCAGCAGGGCTGGTTGGACTACATCTGCCCGCAGGTCTACTGGGCGCAGAGCTTCACCGTCGCCCCGTACGACACGGTGGTCGACTGGTGGTGTGACCAGGTCCGCGGCCGCGACATCTCGCTCTACATCGGCGAGGCCGCCTACAAGATCGGCGATCCCGCCCAGCCGACCTGGGCCGACCCCGAAGAGATGAGCAACCACCTGCTGCACGACTCCCGCTCCGAGGAGGTCGTCGGCAATGTGTACTTCTCCATTCCCTATGTCCGTGACGATCCGCTCGGCGGCATGACCCGGATGGAGAAGACCTGGTACAGCCGGCCGGCTCTGGTGCCGCCGATGCCGTGGATCGACGACACCCCGCCCGATCCGGTCGGTCGGCGCAATCTGAACGCAGTGCGCAGCAGCAGCGGGGTCGAGCTCAGGGTGGTCTCCGGTGACAAGGACGTGGCCCGGTACGCGATCTACCGGCTGCCGCTGACCCATCGGCCGATCCGGCGCGGCGACCCGCGACTCGCCGACGCGACCTATCTGGCCGCCGTGGTTGCGGCCGAGGGCGTCCGCAACGGGATGCGCTGGGCCGACGTCCGCCCGGAAGCTGAGGGCCGGACGTCCGGTGCACACGGTGGTGACGGCTCGACCTACGTGGTGACCGCCCTGGACCGGTTGTGGAACGAGTCCGATCCGGTTTCGGTCAACGTCCGGCACTCGTAG
- the cysD gene encoding sulfate adenylyltransferase subunit CysD has translation MSAPSSPTSRPTRSDYRLSQLDELEAESIHIFREAAAEFEKPVLMFSGGKDSIVMMRLAEKAFFPAKLPFPVLQVDTGYDFPEVLETRTNWVNRLGVRLIVASVEEAIADGIVVDDGKTSRNRLQIGTLLNAIEAEGFTAAFGGGRRDEEKARAKERIYSHRDEFGQWDPKNQRPELWALYNGKLHEGEHMRVFPLSNWTELDIWHYIAREQIEIPSIYFAHRRRVIPRDGMLLSESNYVQPKDGESVVEKTVRFRTVGDMTLTGCVESEADTLSKIIDEIAIARVTERGATRGDDRFSEAAMEDRKKEGYF, from the coding sequence ATGTCAGCACCGTCTTCACCGACCTCACGACCGACCCGAAGTGATTATCGGCTCAGCCAACTGGATGAGCTGGAGGCGGAGTCGATCCACATCTTCCGTGAGGCCGCCGCCGAGTTCGAGAAGCCTGTGCTGATGTTCTCCGGCGGCAAGGATTCGATCGTGATGATGCGGCTGGCGGAGAAGGCGTTCTTCCCGGCCAAGCTGCCGTTCCCGGTGTTGCAGGTCGATACCGGCTACGACTTCCCCGAGGTGTTGGAGACCCGGACCAACTGGGTGAATCGGCTCGGTGTCCGGCTGATTGTTGCTTCGGTGGAGGAAGCGATCGCCGACGGCATCGTGGTGGATGACGGCAAGACCAGCCGGAACCGGCTGCAGATCGGCACCCTGTTGAACGCGATCGAGGCCGAGGGCTTCACCGCGGCGTTCGGTGGCGGTCGGCGGGACGAGGAGAAGGCCCGCGCCAAGGAGCGGATCTACTCCCACCGCGACGAGTTCGGTCAGTGGGATCCGAAGAATCAGCGGCCCGAGTTGTGGGCGCTGTACAACGGCAAGCTGCACGAGGGCGAGCACATGCGGGTCTTCCCGCTGTCCAACTGGACCGAGCTGGACATCTGGCACTACATCGCCCGGGAGCAGATCGAGATCCCGTCGATCTACTTCGCGCACCGGCGGCGGGTGATCCCGCGGGACGGCATGTTGCTGTCGGAGTCAAACTACGTCCAGCCCAAGGACGGCGAGAGCGTGGTGGAGAAGACCGTTCGGTTCCGCACGGTCGGGGACATGACGTTGACCGGCTGTGTGGAGTCCGAAGCCGACACGTTGAGCAAGATCATCGACGAGATCGCGATCGCCCGCGTCACCGAACGCGGCGCGACCCGTGGGGACGACCGGTTCTCCGAGGCAGCGATGGAGGACCGGAAGAAGGAAGGTTACTTCTGA